The Gemmatimonadota bacterium sequence ACAAGGGCGATATATTCCGCGGCATGGCTAAAACTGGTCGCAATAAAAAGCGCGTCTGACGACAAAATGGGCACAACGCCATACATGAACGCGACCGAAGCAAAAAAAAGCAATTTGGGCCAGTTGATCTGCACGCCCCGAAACTCGTAAATAAGCCACGCAATAGTCACAGCGATAGCCGCGACATATATCCCTTGCGCCCCCACAGGAGGAAGCGGCGTCCCGATAAGCGTATGCAAATAATGCATAACGCGGCCTTCGACATCGGCCTGAAACGCAAACAGATACCCAAAGCCCGCAATGCCCCAGAGATACGAAGTCCACGCATCGAGCTGTTTGTGCCCCCATTGTCCCTTCCCGGAATAAATCCGCAAAATGCCGTACTTTTGACGAACAAAATGGAAATAATTGAAAAGATACCAGAACGCGAACATCTCGGGCTCTTCAACCCGAAAATAATAACATAAGGCGACAAACCCCAGACACAGCACCGGAGTTATGAGATAAATCAACCGCCGACGTTCAAATTCAATGCGGTCGAGATAAACGAGAGGAAAAGTGAAATACCGGTGGGCAACAAATGACGTGACCGCAATGAGACGGAATGTCTCACTGAGGTCAGAGAGCAGATAAGGAACGACAAAAAAGACCAGCCATCCGAGTGAAATACAGCACAAATCGACAGACGGGGAAATAATCCAGTGAGATTTTTTCATCGCATACTACGCGCGGGTCGCGCCCAGAGTTTCGAGAACTTGCTTGGGAATTTTGCAAACAAAAGTATAAGCGGGATCATACATATTGCCCATATCGTATTCAACGGCTTCGCCCAACAACACATGCACGGTGCGCTCATCCAGCCCAAAATCCGACACAAGCCAGCGGATCATTTCAGTGGTCGCGTGCTCTACGCACTGATCGAGCGGACGGGCATTGCCCACCGTAAAAATATGCGTATCGTTTTCACCCCGCGGCCACTCAATAGTCTTACCCTTGTGCAGATGAACTGTAAAACGGACATCAAAAGAAATTTCAACACCCGTACCCACAATTTCACCATCGCCCTGAAGCGCGTGCCCATCGCCAATGTGAAAAAGCGCGCCCTCGACAAAAACCGGCAAATAAACCGTCGTACCCTCGTTGAAGCGCTTGTAATCCATATTCCCACCGTGCGTGGATGAAGTCGCCGTCGAAATCGCCTGCCCCCGCGGCGGCGCAACCCCAAAACATCCGGGATGCGGATTAAGTGGTAAAATCAGATCCCTCAATGGACGAGTAGCGGGACTGCCATAACCGGGCGTGGTATGGTCGCGGTTGTGAGAAACCTCTACAGGGCGTGCCGTGCGATTTTCAAAATCGATCTCCCATAAAACCCGCGCAATATCATCCTCAAACCTGGGCACATAACCCGGATCGAGCACATTGGGCGCAACGCGCGCAGACGTATATCCATGCGAGCGATTGGGCATCAAATAATCAAACACAACCGAAATCGAATCCCCCGGCTCTGCACCGTCAATATAAAAAGGACCCGTCTGGGGATTACCTCCCTCGGTCACCTGCTCGCCCGTCATATCCCTGCCACCCGCACAAACCGTCGTGGTCGAAAGCGTATCGCCACTTGCAATGGTAAGAACCGGATCGTGGGCTCCAATGGTCGTGTAATAATGCGTGGGGCTAAAATTGTGATGTGCCATAAATACTCCTGTGTTTTTACGCAATCATCCGTATCTTCTCTGATGCCTCCCATGCGCTTTCCCATGACTTACCCCGGTCCTGACTGGTATAAAGCGTCTTACCAACAGCAGCCCATGCACACCCATCCTTTGAAAACGCGATATGGAACGTATCGATATTGTGCGGAACCGTACCTGGAAAACCCTCTGTAACGTGTTCCCATGTACCACCTGCATCATCCGAGCGGTAAAGCTGCCCTGAAGCCTCTCCGTGTGGCCCCTTGCTCACCGTAGCTAGCACACAATCCGGATCATCGGGATGTACGGCAATAGCGCGACCGTAATAATAGGGAAAACCCTCAGACCGATGGGACCACGACCTCCCGCGGTCATCGCTCACAAACACTGCACGCGCCGTATTCGCATACACGCGGTCATCGTCTCGGGGCGAAGTAGCCACCTGATGCACATCATCGTGCAAATCCGGCGTCACAGGCTCCCATGTCTCACCGCAATCTGCCGAGCGCATAATACTACCCACGTGAATATCGGCATAAACCCAGCCATCCGTTGTCCTGGCAAAACTGCGCACATCGGGTGGACCACCCCAGGGCGTGTACCACTTATCGCGCACCGAAAGCTGGTCAAAAGACTCAACCCGATACGTCTTCCCATCATCATAACAATAAATACGAGACTCGCCCGTACCGATAAGCAAACGCAGGGGTTCTTCGTCAACAATAATCAAACACTCGATATCCTCTTCAATACCCGTGGCAACCGTCTGGGACCCCGTTTCGGTACACACAAACAAATCACCACTCTTGAGAGCAACAACGCGATAAACATCGCCCTTGGCAAGCGCGGCAACATCGCCTTCCAGAATCTGAAAAGGAGCGTCCTGCTCCTCAAAACCCGCATGCACTGTTCGCGACGTAGCAATCAACATAACGCACCTCCATGTTTAAGTTTAAAATCAATTTAACGGATCACCCCACCCCTGTAAACCCCAAAATCCATAGCCTGATAATTCTAAAAACTTGACAAACTCAGAAATGTCGGATTATTTGTATTCTACATAAAGGAGATCGATACCATGAATAAATGGAAACCCACCGCTGAACAAAAACACCAATGGGAAGAAAAGGGATTCTTTATCGAGCACAACGTCGTACCAGAAGACACTGCTTTTGACATGCGCGGCGTCATAAAAAACGAACTGCTCAAACCCGAGCCAAGCGGCAACCCCAATCCAGACCCCATGGACCCCATGGGCGACACCCCCGAAGCGCGCGCCCTGCGATTTCGAAAACTCGGCAATTTTTGCGTCGAATCCCCCCTCATCTGGCACACATTTCACACCGGACGAGAAATGCTCGCCCTGGCGCGATATTTCCTGGGCAACGACATCATCGTCAAATTCAACAGCGTATTTGTAAAACCCGCCAAAACGGGCAGCGCAACACCCTGGCACCAGGACAACGGCCTCTGGCGAGACGGAGAAACCGAACCCTTTAATGCGTGGATGGCACTCGACCCGGCAACCCGTGAAAATGGATGTATGCAATTTGTTCCAGGCAGTCACAAAGGTGAGATAGTACAACACGTCATGTATGAAGACAGCATTCACGGTGAACTGCCCCGAGACCTCGTAAAAACGCGCATAAAACAATGCGGCACAGAACACATCGAACTCAACCCGGGCGACGTGGTCTGCTGGCACAGCAGCCTGTGGCATTACAGCCCGCCAAACCCCAGCCCAAACAGCCGCATAGCCATAGCGGGCGTATGGACAAACCCCAAAATCAACGCCAGGCGCATGCGTCCGCTACACCGCTGGGGCATGAAAAGCGGCCAAATCTGCACCGCATTCCCCCCCGAATTCGTCCAGAACGAAAACGGTAAATTCCACCAGCCAGGAGACTTTCCCAAAGCCTCACAATAAAACAATGAACAAACAGGGAACCATAGAACGTTCCATAGGTCTGGCAGGTGCTACGGGCGTGGGCATTGGTGCCATCGTCGGAGGCGGCATACTGGCACTTGCAGGCGTGGCCTATGCGACCACTGGACCGGCGACACTGCTCGTCTTTGCGGCCAATGGTGTAATTGCCGTACTGACTGCATTGAGCTTTGCCGAAATGTCAACTGCATTCCCTCAGTCCGGCGGCACCTATACATTTGCCAAAAACGTATTATCCGTACGCGCGGCTTTCGCTTTTGGATGGGTAGGCTGGTTTGCATCCATCGTCGCCGGCGTACTCTACGCAATGGGGTTTGCATCCTATGCTGCCATAGCACTGCAAGAATGTGTGCGGCTTCTCTTTGGCGTTGCACCAGAATGGCTCCTTGGACAGGCGATGGTCGCAACACTCGCCATAGGTGCAACCGCCTATTATACCTTCGGTCTCATTCGCACGAGCGGAGGCGGGGACAACTGGATCAACTTTGCAAAAATGGCCGTCTTCGCCGTACTCATCGGCGGCGGTCTATGGGCACTCACGGGCCGCAGTCTGGGGGCCATACACGCCAGCCTGACCCCATTTCTCACCCATGGAACAACGGGATTTTTTCAAGCCATGGGATACACCTTTATTGCCCTCCAGGGTTTTGATCTCATCGCCGCCGTTGCCGGCGAAGTACGCACCCCCGAACGCACATTGCCGCGGGCCATGCTCTTGTCTCTCGCAGCGGCTCTGGGCGTCTATCTGCCCTTGCTCTTTGTTATCGCGACTGTGGGTGTCCCACCTGGACAGACCATAGGTGGCCTGAGCGCCAACCATCCCGAAGTCGTGGTGGCTCTCGCGGCGCGACATTTCCTGGGTGAAACGGGTTTCTGGCTCGTACTGGTCGCCGCCATCTTGTCCATGCTATCGGCACTACAGGCCAATTTGCTCGCGGCTTCCCGCGTAGCCCTCACCATGGCACAAGACCGCACCCTTCCCGCACCCATCGGCGAAGTACACATTCGCTATAAAACACCTATAACCGCAATCTGTGTCAGTGCTCTGACAATGGCAATCCTGCTGATGGTCGTGCCCGATGTAGCGGCTGCTGGCGCTGCGGCGAGTTTGATTTTCCTCATCTCTTTTGCCATGACGCACTGGACCAGCATCCTGGCCCGAACGCGACGGCGAACACCCGCACCATTCCACACGCCATTATTTCCCCTCATTCCCGTCACAGGCGGTCTGTGCTGCGCCGGATTGGCACTCTTTCAGGCCATATCCGTGCCAACCGCTGGCTTGATCTCGGCGGTGTGGCTGGGACTGGGCGGATTATTGTACTGGGCATTACTGGCGCGTCGCGCCCGCGTCGTAGATGCCTCTGCCGAAGCACTCGACCCACAACTGCTCCAAATGCGCGGTCGCAGCCCCTTGGTCCTCGTACCCGTGGCCAATCCTCAAAATGCCTCTGCCATGGTCGCAGTTGCCCACGCGCTCGCACCGCCAGGCGTGGGACGCGTATTGTTATTATCAGTAGTAGCTACCCCAGAAGAGGGATGGCGCGAGGAAGAACCACCTCATACCTTGCGCGACACACAGACAGTACTTAGAGAAGCCGTAACAGCCTCGTTTGCCGCTGGAATGGCACCCGAAGCACTGATGACCATCGCGCCACAACCCTGGCCCGAGATTGCGCGGGTTTCTCGCGTGCACCGCTGCGAGAGTTTATTATTGGGTTTGAGCGACGTCAACAGTGCCCACCTGGAAGAACTCATCAGTTCTGTGGCATGCGACGTGGTGGTATTACACGCGCCATCGGGCTGGCACTTAAAGAACGTACATCGCGTACTGGTGCCTACGCGTGGGCTTGGTGCCCACGACAAATTTCGCGCCCGTATGCTGGGCAGTCTGTGCCGCACGGGCAAACGCGAAGTCACGTTTTTGCAAGTATTGCCCGAACACACCAGTGATTTTCAGCGTGACCGCGCACAGCGCAGACTCCTGCAATTTGCAAATGAAGAAGTCCCCAACAGAGCCGATGCCTTGGTGGTGCGCCACAACAAACCCCTCGAGGCAATTACAGATATGGCAAATAATTACGACCTGGCGATTTTGGGATTGGAGCGCATTGACAAAAACCGCAGACAATTTGGACAACTCGCACCGGTTCTCGCACAAAATATCACCTGTGCCACCATCATGATCAGCAGGCGAGGGTGAGAAGGGTGAAGGGTGAAGGTAGAAGTGTAAAAGAGGAAGAAGTATCCACAACACAGCCGCAGGAGATAGGCGAACACACCAAAGGAGAACACCATGGACGAAAAAAAAATGGTTGCAACACTGCGCTACAGAAGCGCAACTCAGGCAATTTAATGACGAAGGATATTTGATCGTCGAAGACGCCCTATCACCCGACCTGCTCGCGCGATTGAATGACGCCGTCGATCGGGTAGAAGCGCGGGAACGCGAGGCAAAAGGACTGAAACCAGATGCATTATTGAAAAAATTCCGAACCGTAGTGGAAGACGATGTCTTTCTGGAATTACTCGATAATCCCAAAACATTCCCGCTATTATGGGATATCCTGGGATGGAATATCCAGCTCTATATCTCCCATCTAATCGTATATCCCCCCGAGCAAAAGAAAGACAAAATACACCAGGGCGGCTGGCATCAAGACGGCGGGCGCCCTGTACCCGAGATGGAACGCCCCCACCCGCGTCTATCCCTGAAAATCAGCTACTGGTTAAGCGATGTTGACACCCCAGAACACGGCGCAATGCAAATTGTGCCGCGCAGTCACAAACTGGACACAAAACCCGAAGGCTCCGATGCTGGCGAAGGCGTGTTACCCGTATGTGTCAAAGCGGGAACAGCCGTCCTCTTTGACCGCAGAATGTGGCACCGACGGGGGATTAACACATCCGACGTCACGCGCCGCGTATTGTTCTTTGGCTACAGTTATCGCTGGCTGCGGGGGCTGGATTACAACCTCATGCCCGAAAATATACTGAGCAAATGCGACCCCATCCGCCGCCAGCTACTCGGCGATGGCATAGATGTCAAAGGATGGTGGCAACCCACAGAAGCCGACGTCCCCCTCAAAAGTTGGCTGCGCGAACACAAAGGCGAAGAATATCTCGAAGCACTGGGATAGCGATTAACCAGAAAAACAGAAAGAGCCATAACACCTGAATGTTATGGCTCTTTTATTTTTCGAGAAATCCCACCGGATCCTCATCCTCCTTCATCAAAAGACCACAGTTTGAGAATCGTCTTACACAAAATCCATTCGAGGTCGTCGTCGTTAAAGAACATGTGGTCGCGTATCAAATCCAGAGACCCTTTGTACCCACAACTCCTGAACACATGGGGAAAATCCGTACCCCACATCAAACGCTCTGGACCGTACACAGCGTAAACGCGCTTGATCATATCGTGCGTATCGCGGTGCGGATAGGGCATATTGGACCGCTGTCCCACATTGGAAATCTTAACATGAACATTGGGATATTGTCCCCAATTGAGCAAATTGGTCAGCAAGGGCTTGGGATCCGGCTCATCCACGGGAATACCGGCAATGTGATCAACCACAACATTGACCTCCGGAAAACGGGCAATAATGGGTTCAACAGGCGCGTGATCCTCAGCCCCACCAAACAGATTGAAACACAGGCCCAGATCCCGGGCACGCGCCCACAATGGATCTTTATCAGACGCCGCCAGACCTGCGGGATCTCCATAACGCGACAAATGAATGCGCATCCCGCCAAAACCCTCTTCCCTGTGCAAACGCTCCAACTCATCTGCAGCATCGGGTGACGTGGGATCCACAAGCGCCTGCGCCGCCAGCTTATCCGGATACTGCTTGAGACAATCGGCAACATACCGATTATCAAAAAGATAGTGAATCGGCTGAACAATAACCGCTTTATCCACCCCTGCGTCCGCCATCGTCTCAAACAAAAGCTCGACCGAACCCGCCTCGTGGGGCTGGCTGGGACCGTAGGGATAGGTTTCCTCGTCATCACTCCATACATGGAGATGGGGATCAATAATCATGATAAACCTCCTAAAAGCCACTCGGCGTATCTTGCAAAATTTTTTCAATACGTTCCAATTCATCATCCAAAAACTCGACATCTGCCGCATCGACGTGTTCTTTGACCTGATCGGGATTTTTCGCACCAACGAGCACACATGTTACCTCCTCGCGGCGAAGAAGCCAGGCAATGGCGAGTTGCACCATAGTCATATTCTTATCTGCGGCGACAGACTGTAACTCATCTGCCACTGCGAGATAACGGGCGAAGAGATCGCCTTGAAAGCGAGATGAATTCGCGCGCTCGTCGTCTTCGGAAAAGACGTGGCCGGATGCGTATTTGCCCGTAAGCAAACCTTTCCCCAGGGGACTATGCGCGAGAATACCAATACCCGTTTGTCTACAAAAATCCAGGTCTTCGGCTTCAATATTCCGGTCAAACATATTGTAGCGCGGTTGATTCGAATGAAATGGGGCAATATCGTACGCCTGTTGCATCTGTGCCGCATTGAAGTTGGAAACCCCGATAAAGCGCGTCTTGCCCTGTTCTTGCAGCCGGGCCATGGTTTCCATACTCTCTTCAATGGGATATTGCGGGTTCCAACTGTGGATTTGATACAAATCTACGTAATCGACATCGAGATTTCGCAGGCTATTTTCAATGGCATTTTCAATATCCTCTCGAGAATACTGACGACTGACTTTTGTGGCGAGAAAACACCGCTCGCGATAGCCATCTTTGAGCGCTCTGCCCAGTGTGGCCTCGCTGGTGCGATATGCCTGTGCAGTATCGAGCAGAGTAATACCGCTGTCAATAGCAGTACGCACAGTGTCAATACAATCCCTATCGTCCATATTGCCCATACCGCCGCCAATTGGCCAGGCACCCAGGCCAATAACCGGGATGTCGGCACCGTCTTTGCCTAATTGTCGATAATTCATACAAACTCCTTTATATAATATATAAGGCACAAGTTCCGTACTTGATATTAAGCGCGTGATGTGATACCTTGATCTCAACATATTAATCAGAACGGATTTTTCATGCCACTAATCAATACACCCGACGCGCTCGAAACCCTTGTCAACCGCGCCTTAAACGCGCCCTGTGTGGGCATTGATACAGAATTTGTCTGGGAACAAACCTATTATCCACGCCTGGGCATTATACAGGTGGGACTTGCAGAAAATGATTGCCACCTGATAGATGCCGTCACATTATCGGATCTATCGCCTCTGGGAACCTTATTATCAGACCCCCACACCGTCAAAATTTTGCACGATGCACAGCAAGACCTCTGGATATTGAGACGGATAACAAATGCTATTCCCTGCAATATATTTGACACGCGTTGTGTAGCGGGCTTCGCTGGCTTGAGTTCAAACCTATCGCTGGGCAATTTGTTGCGCATGTGTCTCAATATACAACTGCCCAAAACAGAAACGCGCACAGACTGGCTGAGGCGACCATTATCGGACAAACAACTCGCCTATGCCCTGGATGACGTGCGATATTTACCCGCCCTGCGCGAACATCTCCTGACCGACATTCATCGTCGAGACCGAGAAAACTGGCTGGCCGAAGAACTCCGTCAGTACGATATTGCCAAATTGTATGACGACCGCGCCCCCGAAGAACAATATACGCGCATAAAAGGCATGGGGCGCCTTTCGAGACGCGACATGGCCATCGTGCGCGAACTGGCCACCTGGCGAGAAGAAAAAGCACGACAAGTAGATCGACCCAGAAATCGCGTGATAAGCGATGACGCCATCGTGCAAATTGCCCGGCGCAAGCCGCGATCAATTCAGTCGTTAAAACGATTGCGGGGTATCTCAAGAGCAACCATAAATCAGTACGGCAACAGTCTCCTCAACGCTGTACAGCGCGGATTGGCAATCGATGAAAAAAATTGCCCACCCATATCTCCACCTGTGCGACCCGACCCCTTTGAGGATGCGCGTCTCGACCTCGCCATGGCTTTCTTGCGAGGACAATGTCTATCAGAAGGGATCGACATCGCAATGGTGGCATCCCGATCAGAAGTCAAAGAATTCATTTCCCCCCAAAAAAATGCGACGAATAATCCGTTGCACACAGGTTGGCGACGCGAATTTTTGGGCGCAGACCTCACCGCGCTCTTGACTGGCAAACACGCCATCGGCATCAATCCCAACACGCGCTTGCCCAGGTTATTGCGGGATAAGACATAATTCGCCTCACACCTCCTCAACCTGTGCCTGTCCTCTCGTGAGATTCCCCACCGCCTGTTTAAAAGGCGCAATTTGTTCTGCGGGCACGGCCAGTTCGCATGTAATATCGGTCCCAAAATCTTCAGCGACAACACGCACCTCAAAATCCGGCAGCAACCGCTTGAAAGATTTATAGCTCGCGTAGCCAATCGTCGCCAAAACAGCGATCCATGTCACGCGCTCCGCACACTGAACCTTCTCAAGCGCGTGTTGAACGCCACCTGAATAAGCCCGCACAAGCCCGCCCTTGCCCAACTTTGTCCCGCCAAAATAGCGCGTCACCACCACTACCACATCGCCAAGACCCGAATGCGTCAGCACAGTCAGCATAGGACGACCAGCCGTACCGTGCGGCTCTCCATCATCGCTCATTCCCACATTGCCAGTCGTACCTGGTGGCCCGATCAGAAATGCCCAGCAATTGTGTGAAGCATCTGGAAATTCGGCGCGAATTTGATCGATAAACACGCGAGCGTCTTCTCGTGCCAGTGTATGCGCCAGAGTAGTAATAAATCGACTGCGCTTAATTTTATCCTCTACGCGGCATGTCGCCGCGGGAATGGAATAGCGATTAGACATAGTGGCAACTCTCAGGCCAGTTCACGCTGGTACTTCACACTTCTCACTTTCTACTTTACACTTCCCATCACCACCCGTGAACAGAATGCCCTTCTTCCGGGAAAAAGGTAAAATCGACAACAGAAGACACCCCCACACCGACGACATAACCGATCACAAGACCAAAGAACAAAGGGATACAGCGCCGATAGAGCGAAATGCCACCAATGCGCAGAATAATGAGCTTGGACGCCCAAGTCAGAAAAATACTGAAGGCATAGACCCGAGACCCCGACATCTTCTGAAAAGCCAGACCCAGGGGATGCAAGGGCCACCACGGGATGCGATTGCGGAGAAGCATAAGCAGACCCGCTTGCCCAAACCCAAAAATCCAGACCGCTATCTTCCCCGGATCAAAAACCGTTTTATCCGCACCGACAATAGCGGCCACCATGCGGTCATACGTGCGAATATTGGACCCACTAAAACCCGACAGCCCCAGATTCTGACCCGCGTAATTATATCCCAAATGCACAATAAAAAGACACGACCCGAAGAACCCCGAGGCAAAAGCCAGCAGAACGATCCAGAAAACCCAGCGACGGCGGACGTCATTCCCCAAAAGTTTGAGGTGATGAGGCAGCGCGGGCCATGCGGGAATGCGCGTATTGCCAAAAAATGCACTCGAATTAATCACACCCAATGCAACGGTATTTTGTCGCGTGAGCGTTGCGGTCCCCGTAAAAATCTCGACAATTTGCCCCCCCTTACCTCCAACCGGAAAAAGATAAGAAAAGCCACTCGCCGCGGTGTATTTTGCCACAGTAAAATACGCTGCATAAAGCAGCAAAAGATGGAAGAGCGCGAGAAAAGGAGACAAACCCACTGCGATGAACCAGCCAAAAACAAAAATAGTCGCCGCAATAAACCCGAGCAATGCCAGACGATAAGATACGAGACCGTCATCTGCCTCACCCGTCACGGCTGCGCGAATAACATCCCGCAAATGGCCTCGCGCGACCCATACCGCCCACACCGCCAGAAAGATGAAAGCACCGTGAGATTCCAAAATCAGAATCTCACTCGCTTCTGCCTGTTGCCCGGAAAGACCCACATTAAATCCCGTGCGAGCCATCACCCCTTCTTTGACAATAGCGATAAGGCGAAAAGCCCAGAAACTGAAGAGGATATCCAGATTACACATATAAGTAAGCCCCAAAACAGGAGGCAGAATACGCAAATAGAACGATGGAAAATTGCGCGCAATGGGCACCTCTTTGGTCAGATAACCGTCGTAAATGCCAATTCGGGGCAAACTGATGGCAAAATAACCGAGAATATTCCAGGCAAAAACACCGAAAACAACAAAAAATCCCACCCAGAAAAGTTTATTCCGAAAAATACCGGGTATAACGCGACCGGGTTCATCAAAGCCCTCGGTCAATGCAATCGGAAAAGCCGCGAGCGGAAAAGTGAGACGCTCGTTCTCCTCCCATTGCTTTTGAAAAATAACCGCGAGGCACAATCCAGCAACAACAAGGGCAATAGACACGGCGAACCACCAGTGCAGAGAAGCCAGCCATCCGCGCCAGGGAATACTCGCGCCATCTGGAAGGCCCTCGTAATACGTCCGAATAATCTCAGGCGCTGCCTGCGGCAAACACCACCACGGCAAAATGTCAAAAAGGACTTCTTCCCATCGATTCTCGGGCGAAGCGTAATAAAATGGCGTACTCACAATACCGCCCCAGTAGGTCGTCCATCCACTTGCCGAAACCGTACCCACAATCCACGACATACTGTAAATAACCAGAAGCTCTGTACCGCGCAAAGCCATGCGCGGCCAGGCCAGCTTCAAAATGAGATTGATCACGAGCCACGCGACAAAGGGCAAAAGCATAGCCATGGACAACTGAGACTTGACCAGCGAAGCAGACCCCAAAATCATGCCCGTGTAATCGCTGTAAATATTGAGCAACGCCGCAGTAGCCGTCCCCAGGATAATGGATCGAACGGTAATACGCCGCGGGCGTGCAGATTCGGGTTGTGATTGTGCAAGTGCCATAAGATAGAGATAAGTTCGCGTTCAAGTATCCAATGATATTGTGAGTAATGATATATTGCGCATTTGTCAAGAATGTATTGTATGCTTCATTTCCCCACAATATCTTGTGCTCTCAGTTTTTTTAAGATTTCATATCGGGTTGGTATATCATCTCGATCCGGCTAACTCTCCAAAAAGCGCGTTCACTACTATAAAAACAGGCAGAACGCGCTTTGTATTTTTTTCTTCCCTAAAAACGCGACCTGTTCTACATTAACAGTCCATTGCTTCATTTCCCCACAATATCTTGTATATCCCCTTATATCCCCTCTTAAGGTTTTATTTCAGCCATTGGTCTGCATATCGTCTATTGTTTATAAAAATTGGACGATATACCGTCTAATGGTAAAAAACCTATCTGATTTTTTCTTATCTTATTTTTATATATTAAATAAAAACAATATTTTATCGATGTCTCTGCCCGAACAGACTCACATTGGTACAGATATTGCTAACAGGTATTATGGCTACAAGAGAGCCTCCTTGAACAGCGTGAAGGGAAAGCCTCAAACTTGCAGGGCA is a genomic window containing:
- a CDS encoding amino acid permease, with protein sequence MNKQGTIERSIGLAGATGVGIGAIVGGGILALAGVAYATTGPATLLVFAANGVIAVLTALSFAEMSTAFPQSGGTYTFAKNVLSVRAAFAFGWVGWFASIVAGVLYAMGFASYAAIALQECVRLLFGVAPEWLLGQAMVATLAIGATAYYTFGLIRTSGGGDNWINFAKMAVFAVLIGGGLWALTGRSLGAIHASLTPFLTHGTTGFFQAMGYTFIALQGFDLIAAVAGEVRTPERTLPRAMLLSLAAALGVYLPLLFVIATVGVPPGQTIGGLSANHPEVVVALAARHFLGETGFWLVLVAAILSMLSALQANLLAASRVALTMAQDRTLPAPIGEVHIRYKTPITAICVSALTMAILLMVVPDVAAAGAAASLIFLISFAMTHWTSILARTRRRTPAPFHTPLFPLIPVTGGLCCAGLALFQAISVPTAGLISAVWLGLGGLLYWALLARRARVVDASAEALDPQLLQMRGRSPLVLVPVANPQNASAMVAVAHALAPPGVGRVLLLSVVATPEEGWREEEPPHTLRDTQTVLREAVTASFAAGMAPEALMTIAPQPWPEIARVSRVHRCESLLLGLSDVNSAHLEELISSVACDVVVLHAPSGWHLKNVHRVLVPTRGLGAHDKFRARMLGSLCRTGKREVTFLQVLPEHTSDFQRDRAQRRLLQFANEEVPNRADALVVRHNKPLEAITDMANNYDLAILGLERIDKNRRQFGQLAPVLAQNITCATIMISRRG
- a CDS encoding amidohydrolase family protein, yielding MIIDPHLHVWSDDEETYPYGPSQPHEAGSVELLFETMADAGVDKAVIVQPIHYLFDNRYVADCLKQYPDKLAAQALVDPTSPDAADELERLHREEGFGGMRIHLSRYGDPAGLAASDKDPLWARARDLGLCFNLFGGAEDHAPVEPIIARFPEVNVVVDHIAGIPVDEPDPKPLLTNLLNWGQYPNVHVKISNVGQRSNMPYPHRDTHDMIKRVYAVYGPERLMWGTDFPHVFRSCGYKGSLDLIRDHMFFNDDDLEWILCKTILKLWSFDEGG
- a CDS encoding acetamidase/formamidase family protein, coding for MAHHNFSPTHYYTTIGAHDPVLTIASGDTLSTTTVCAGGRDMTGEQVTEGGNPQTGPFYIDGAEPGDSISVVFDYLMPNRSHGYTSARVAPNVLDPGYVPRFEDDIARVLWEIDFENRTARPVEVSHNRDHTTPGYGSPATRPLRDLILPLNPHPGCFGVAPPRGQAISTATSSTHGGNMDYKRFNEGTTVYLPVFVEGALFHIGDGHALQGDGEIVGTGVEISFDVRFTVHLHKGKTIEWPRGENDTHIFTVGNARPLDQCVEHATTEMIRWLVSDFGLDERTVHVLLGEAVEYDMGNMYDPAYTFVCKIPKQVLETLGATRA
- a CDS encoding phytanoyl-CoA dioxygenase family protein, which codes for MQHCATEAQLRQFNDEGYLIVEDALSPDLLARLNDAVDRVEAREREAKGLKPDALLKKFRTVVEDDVFLELLDNPKTFPLLWDILGWNIQLYISHLIVYPPEQKKDKIHQGGWHQDGGRPVPEMERPHPRLSLKISYWLSDVDTPEHGAMQIVPRSHKLDTKPEGSDAGEGVLPVCVKAGTAVLFDRRMWHRRGINTSDVTRRVLFFGYSYRWLRGLDYNLMPENILSKCDPIRRQLLGDGIDVKGWWQPTEADVPLKSWLREHKGEEYLEALG
- a CDS encoding aldo/keto reductase; translated protein: MNYRQLGKDGADIPVIGLGAWPIGGGMGNMDDRDCIDTVRTAIDSGITLLDTAQAYRTSEATLGRALKDGYRERCFLATKVSRQYSREDIENAIENSLRNLDVDYVDLYQIHSWNPQYPIEESMETMARLQEQGKTRFIGVSNFNAAQMQQAYDIAPFHSNQPRYNMFDRNIEAEDLDFCRQTGIGILAHSPLGKGLLTGKYASGHVFSEDDERANSSRFQGDLFARYLAVADELQSVAADKNMTMVQLAIAWLLRREEVTCVLVGAKNPDQVKEHVDAADVEFLDDELERIEKILQDTPSGF
- a CDS encoding phytanoyl-CoA dioxygenase family protein, producing MNKWKPTAEQKHQWEEKGFFIEHNVVPEDTAFDMRGVIKNELLKPEPSGNPNPDPMDPMGDTPEARALRFRKLGNFCVESPLIWHTFHTGREMLALARYFLGNDIIVKFNSVFVKPAKTGSATPWHQDNGLWRDGETEPFNAWMALDPATRENGCMQFVPGSHKGEIVQHVMYEDSIHGELPRDLVKTRIKQCGTEHIELNPGDVVCWHSSLWHYSPPNPSPNSRIAIAGVWTNPKINARRMRPLHRWGMKSGQICTAFPPEFVQNENGKFHQPGDFPKASQ
- the rnd gene encoding ribonuclease D; the protein is MPLINTPDALETLVNRALNAPCVGIDTEFVWEQTYYPRLGIIQVGLAENDCHLIDAVTLSDLSPLGTLLSDPHTVKILHDAQQDLWILRRITNAIPCNIFDTRCVAGFAGLSSNLSLGNLLRMCLNIQLPKTETRTDWLRRPLSDKQLAYALDDVRYLPALREHLLTDIHRRDRENWLAEELRQYDIAKLYDDRAPEEQYTRIKGMGRLSRRDMAIVRELATWREEKARQVDRPRNRVISDDAIVQIARRKPRSIQSLKRLRGISRATINQYGNSLLNAVQRGLAIDEKNCPPISPPVRPDPFEDARLDLAMAFLRGQCLSEGIDIAMVASRSEVKEFISPQKNATNNPLHTGWRREFLGADLTALLTGKHAIGINPNTRLPRLLRDKT